The genomic interval agttttTACTGCAATTTTTCTGTCAATTGATGTCTGATCATTAAATCATCTTAGGGATGTGTGCTACGAATTTGTGTAATTTAAAATCCTGTAAGTCGCGTTAAGAAAAGCATCATCTTGAAAATATTCCTTTTTAGGCTGTGCCTGAATTTCAAGGGTTTTGCGCTATATTATTGCTTTTGTTGCTATGGGTCCTACTAGAATCTTGTGTTATTAGTTTTCATCAGATTAGTTTCTTTTTGGCTCTGGTGTTCTTATTAAAGCCATgaacttttgtttgtttgttgcttCCTTATTTTAACGTGACaataatttgttgatttatgttgttggtttggttttgttgagtttctatatattttatatggtgTGACAGGAAACATGAGTAGTCGTGGGAGTCGCACCATATATGTAGGTAATCTTCCTGGAGATATTCGGGAGCGGGAAGTTGAAGATCTGTTCTACAAGGTTGTTGTGCCACTGCTTTTgatctttgctttctttgaaGTTTTAAAGTATCCTATTACACATCTATTGTTTTAATGTGACctcaagatttttaatttttttgtgataatatttattctttgtcAGTCTTTTGTTTCAGCTGAGAGTAAGTTGCAAGAATTCTTGTTTTTTGACAACATAGATTATGTACCAAGGTTTTTAGATGTCTGCCCCTTTTGTTGTATTGGACATTATATTGTTTCTTGAAGGAAGTTGGATCTGCACCGTCGATATTGAGTACATTCCTGAAAAGACTTTTGGAAAGGAATGGCGTTTGGCATGAATATAAGTTTATTTTACTATCCAAGCAGATCTAGTACCTTGTGCTTTTAAGTGTGCTTTAGCTATACTTGTGTTCAATACACTAGCATTCAACTCTTATTAAGCAGCTGTCAAGTGTATCAAAGGTGATGCTATCTTGATACATATTAATTTCTTTAGTGTTACCCTTAGGGATGCTGCTCTGACTTCTAGGTAGCAAATGACTGTGTTAATGATAAATATGCTTTGATTGATTAGTAATTAGAACTATTACTGTGCATTAACATTAacatctttgattttttgtcatgtgtgataaaaatgtatttttaaatttatgagaAGTGGCCAATTCTAGCTTGATCTactattttacatttttctaGGTAGAATGATGTTCTATCAAATCCCAGATAGACTGGTATTTTCTGAGCTATATTTCTGGATGTGTAACCATTGATTCCTTCTAACTGTTTTCTTCCAGTATGGACCCATTATCGACATTGATCTGAAGATACCTCCAAGGCCTCCAGGTTATGCTTTTATTGAGGTATTGGCCTCTTagtaaattgttttaaattactTTGAGAAACTTTGCTACCAATGACTTATGATCCTTGGTTGACCTTATGCAGAGGGCTAATTACTTAGCAATTTCTTGTAGTTTGTTATCTTAATTAAGTTTGTTGCTTTTCTTTCATTTACATTTCACTCTGTGTCTGTGGTCTTGTTTCATATAGTTTGAGGATTCTCATGATGCTGACGAAGCTATTCATGGCCGTGATGGATATAGTTTTGATGGCCATAGATTGCGTGTAAGCTTGAATCTTCATATTCATGTTTTGcaccttttcttctttcttggttAAAGTATTTGTCTTATGCAGGTGGAACTGGCTCATGGAGGAAGAGGCCATTCATCGTCCTTTGAGCGCCGTAGTAGTTACAGCACTAGTGGAGGTGGCCGTGGAGGTGTCTCTAGACATTCAGAGTACCGTGGTATGTTCTGGATTGTAATTCTGCAGTTGTTATTTAAAAGTTGTATGTTAATGTACTTAATGTGATTTGTCATATGTTGTGTTGTTCAGTTTTGGTTACTGGTCTTCCATCATCTGCCTCATGGCAAGACCTTAAAGTAAGCTTTGTTTGCTTTCTGGTTagatcttcttcattttccaaaTTTAGCATGTGCTATTCTGATGCTTTCTTTATATACCCTGTCATTAGGACCATATGCGTAGAGGTGGTGATGTCTGCTTCTCCCAAGTGTACCATGATAGTAGAGGTGAgttcatttttagttttaagtTTGAATAAGTGAAATCTCATTATTTGGAAGAGAACTTACTAGTTACAAGTGAAGTTGGTTGTCTTCaatttactttatgtttgtCACTTAAAATTTGACTTCGGCAAAAGAGCCTTTGTTTAACAATTTAAGGAATTACTGAATACATGGTTGTTCTTCTGTATCTGGCTTTCTCTTCTTGAAAATTGGGGATGGCTGCATGCTAAGATGCGTTAGCTAATATTTGTCTACTTTCTTCTCATGGAAATGCAATAATCTTGGTGCTTCTGTTGGGTGTAGGGTCTGTTTGAGATGTTTTTAAATGATGCACTGGAATCCTGATTTGGGTGTGGAATTATTAGAAAATCTTGACGTCCCAAATGACCTGCTTTCAAGGGTGGTTATTAAATCATCTCTGATTTGACGTCAACAAAACATAGCTCTGTTAGCAACCAGGGATTGAGTCTGTTCTAAAAGCTTCTGAAATTTTCCCTAATGGCTCCCattagaaataaatttttttgaaatgatAATGTGTTCAATGATATTGCTTATTTGTTGTGGTTATTGGACTTGAGTCACTACTTACAAACATTACATGGACATACTTTTTGgtagtctcatattttttctaatttcagTTGTTAAAACCATGTGAACCTGTTAGTTAACTGCTGCATTGTGTTGGTGTCCCAGTCGAGTTTCTTGGGcaatgaacatatatatatatatatatttaattatggaAATGCATCTCCACTAGAGGCTTTTGGGCTTGTAAATGCTCATGCCATCTTGATTGACAAGGATGTAACAATGACTAGTGAAGATCTTTCTAAGTTTAGGCCTATGGTATGGACTTATTCATCACCTTGTTTATGAAGTTTTTATTACAGTCATAGTTGTCAAAGAGGTGCACCTACTGGCGCAAGGCACAACAGTCAAAGGGATCTTAGGCACGGCTCCATAACATCTACCAATTTTGTTACATtttcttagttttattttgACTTTTAATCTTTTCCACACATCTTAATGATTGAAAATGATTGAAAATGAAAGGAGCCTACttaaaagtaaaacatgcaATCAAAATCCACTTAAAATTAAGGCAACCACATCCAAGTAGAACACAAAGCTCAACACTTCAATTTGGGGCCATCTAAGGGGAAAGATATGACATTTGCTAGTTTGAGTACCCTCTTAATTCTTAGAGATTGTGATAATGAGGAAGAAAATTTTGGAGACAATTATTTAGATGAAGTGTGataaatttgaagagaaaatta from Dioscorea cayenensis subsp. rotundata cultivar TDr96_F1 chromosome 7, TDr96_F1_v2_PseudoChromosome.rev07_lg8_w22 25.fasta, whole genome shotgun sequence carries:
- the LOC120264899 gene encoding serine/arginine-rich-splicing factor SR34-like, which translates into the protein MSSRGSRTIYVGNLPGDIREREVEDLFYKYGPIIDIDLKIPPRPPGYAFIEFEDSHDADEAIHGRDGYSFDGHRLRVELAHGGRGHSSSFERRSSYSTSGGGRGGVSRHSEYRVLVTGLPSSASWQDLKDHMRRGGDVCFSQVYHDSRGTTGIVEYANYDDMKYAIRKLDDSEFRNAFARSYIRVKEYDFRRSLSRSQSMSRSLSRSPIPKRYRSYSRSRSRSRSESPRVKSSHRSLSRSRSRSVSSRSRSRSRSRSPETSPRRDKRLSESPRKRRSPSSSKSPSG